ataatacatcaaataatGAATTTGCAAGAATCTTCCATTTAGTTGAATTGAGAAGAAGATATACTGTGGTCTTCTTGCTTGGATATGGCCTTATTTCTCATGCTTTTTGGGCTTTAAAGAGTGATTTCTTCAACAAAATAGAACAAAACGCTAGAAGGAGGGGTCGAACCTCCGACCTTGTGGTTAACAGCCACacgctctaaccaactgagctatTCCAGCTTGTTTGATTAAGTTATTGTATGTATTACTTAAAACTCGGAACCAAATTCAATATGGCGTATGTGATCTCTCTCAAACCAGAGAATGAGAATGTTCGGAAAATTTACTCTTTCCTCAAACATTTTCTCTCCTCCTACAAACCAGCCACCCTCACACGGTCATTATCGCCGCCTCGAACCCCCCCCCAAAACTAGAGGAAGTGAAAAGCAACAGAAGGCAGAGTCCAAAAGGTCTCATGAATGATTTGTTGTTTTCCTTTCTCTTCTTAAACTTCAGTTTAGATTACTTCcaactcagttttttttttcccttcagCTAAAGGGACTACAAGAATATAAAGAGAGGGTTTACACAAATGTACAGGTCTCTTGCTTATTGAAAACAGttaccaaaagaaaaagagactaAAACAATTTGGTTTTCTGTTATTTTCAAGTCAGATGAAGCagagaaataatatttttttttcctccaaGGTATAATAGTATAAGCTAATTAAACTGGTTTGTTACATGGATCAAACATTCCTGCATACCCAAACAAGAATTGAATAAACCCCAATACATATTTCAACGATAAGAAGGCCTAAACCAAAAGTTACACCTTCTCCACACCTCAAAAGACTAGGCAAAGGATCCCACTTTCTCACTATCAAACAGCCTCTGAAGCCATCCGGATGACCTGCAGCCACGTAGGATTGCCCAAAATGTGTTGAGGAGGCACTCTTGGCAATGAGATAAACTTCTTTGTTAGTCTCCTTCATTTCAAGCATGACTTTCCAGTTTGGGATAATTCCTCAAAATGTTAAGTAACCTTATAAGATGGCCACGCCTTTGGTCTTTCCAAAATATCCACAAGAACCGAATCTTCTATACCTAAGACTACCCTGTCTAGTCTATGCGCTACCAAACTTTCAACGGCCCATCTTATGGCTTGCATTTTTGCATCTTTTAAATTTAAGATACCTGAGAAAGATCTTCTGCTAAGCAGAGAAATAATATTACGCAACATAGGGgttatttttgaaacaaatactaaaaaaacaATTGGGCCTTGTTTCTTCTGACGTAAAAACGTCAAAACGACGCAGATACATGTCGACTTACTTAAAAACCCTGACAACGTTTTAGGATTGTAATCGTGGACCAATGAAAAGAAGGTAGGTCCTACACTTCAAACAAAGAAGCAGCCATGTGGACCAGTGGAgacctctctttctctctataaaACACTGACTTGGAGTGGGACCTACCCTCCTAAAGacaacgataaaaaaaaaacttgacagAACCGACAATGCTGTTCATGGAAGCAACTCAAAATCTATCGGTCATGGACTCATGGTGGTTTCGGTTCGACATAACAAAGCCAAGGTGTCTTCAAAACATTGTGTTCTGTCAAAAGACAAGTTGGGAGGTTTCAAGGGGATCAACAGACTTCAAGGGCATCCGAATCTCATTTTAATGGTTACCAGGCAAGCGAAACAGAGATCTTATCTGATGTCACACACAACAGGGGTGGCTGGAACATTAAGTTATGTTGCTCCAGAATATGCAATGACTTGCCGTGTCTTGGAGCTGATATTGGATGAGCGAGCTCtagatctttctttctcttctcaCATTGTCATGTTGAGTCTTCAAGGCGATCTGGTTGAGGTTCTGCATTTAGCACTCAAAATTCACCGTCGATAAAGAAGAAAGTGTGTTTTCGTTTCTCCTCTTTATAAagtagtaaaaataaaaatataaaactctcAAATATTGGGAAATTACCAGATTCAGACAAAACATACATATGTTGTCATGATCTAAAACCTCTTAAAAACATCTTCTCTACACTCTGGTCTTAAAATAAAGGGATCAAATGAGGAGAGGGGTTAGGAAGGGGTTCTATAAGAGATTAGAAGGAGAAGAAGTGTTGACAACAATGTGCCTAAGAGGATGATCTACATGAGGACCACCAGCATGTTTAACGAAATCAGCAGGAGACAAGAAGTCACCATGGCAGACACACAtgatcctcacttcttctcCATTGCCATATCTATAAAGAATCCCATCAACTCTCTTCCCGTTAGGTCCATCTCCCTTTGTGAACACACATGGCATCTCGTTTTTCCCTTTCCCTTGTGGTGGCTCTATCTTCATGTCCACTGAACTCAATCTTCTAAGCCGAGTGTTCGGCTTTGCTATCGCTTCCTGTTGTTGTTGTGTCGACGGTAagcttcttgcttcttcacTAGATGCTGTAATGAATCAAAAACCAATACTGCTTCTTAGTAATATTGGTACCAaaaataagtgtttagtatgtTTAAATCTATATAACTAACCAAATGGCTTTTCAGGTTCCGACAAGGTGAAAACTAACTTTGTGTTGTGTAATGATTTCAGATTGATGCATCCGTTTGCTTAGAACTCAAGTTTTAACAAAGTTTAAAGCTTTGTGTAATGATGATTAGAATAGTACACCTTGATGGGATTTGGTTTCCAACTCGGAGACACTTGAAGAGCTTCCGACACCACCGCCGCCGCCGCCTTGGGACTCAAGGGAGCCTTGTAGTGACTCATGACCAGCGCTATGTTGCCGTAAGAGTCCACCACTGTTAGCCGTCGCTGACCACCGTGGAAGTCCCGACGACGGTCTACCTCGCCGCCTCGAAGTGGTGGCCGCTTCTCCCGGATTATTATTAGCTTCGGTTGACTTGGTGCTGTTTCCACCGCCGGTGCGAAGCTTCTCGCTTCTCCTTCTTTTGGCAGCCATTCTCCTAAGAGTCTGCATCTCTTTCCTTTTCCGCCACTCTTCCTCCGACTCCGCCGGCAACGAAGTCGTTCTCGTTAAGCCCGTGTGTCTCGGTCTCGCTACGGCTGTCTCCGCAGGCTTCGTCGTCTCCGGCTGATGAGCTTCCCGGAAAAGAGGCATCGTCACGACAACGGAGGAAGATCTCACGAGCTTATTGCTTTTGTCAACTCCGAATCTCCCGCCGAGAGACAACCCCAGATTCAACTCGatctcttcatcatcttcttcctcgtgaTCACCATCTTCACCTTCGGCTGAGTTAGAGATGAATCTCTGAAGCAGATCTCTTGGGAACACACAACTATTGCTTCTTGCAATTTCTCTACTTGTCTTGTTAGCTTCCGCCATGAAAGGAGAAAGAGGTGATGTAACAGTGGTCGGAGTAACAAAAGAAAGATTAGATTTTGATCAAATCCATATCCAATATATCTCCGAGAGAAAGAAAAGTTTCCAGGTTTGTCTTTAATTTGTTTCCCTAAATGAGTATTTTACATATTCAACGGATGAGACAGAGACAGAGACAGAGAACACTGAATATTCAGTTCCATTTCACTTCATAATTACCTATTTAGCTCAAAGTACCCCCGTTATAATTTCTTTTGTCTGTTTTCCGCTTAAGAGTATAAATCAATAAGAGTATCAAATATGAGAAAACTGCCGAATAAAACTCTGGATTTTTAAACaactaaaactatttaaaatttatttaaatctttttatttgtttaaattatctatttttctatttttattaatttttgtatttatgattgtaattataaattaaaaataattttattttcttataaatattattaattatttacataattatagtttaaccaataataaaatataatatataatatgagtGACATTTGAAATAGTATTtctttaaaagtaaatattaataatgCAATTTATCCAATAAAGTTTATATCTACTATTCACATACTTTTACAcctatgtatatttatttaaataaaaagaatatatttCCTCCGTTCCtccaaataaaattttttagattttgttctTGTTcaacaaagatagattttttatattgttaagatacttttttatatttttgatgaacattaattgagaatatttgaattgattaaattttattggtgaaaagttacttgtaaatgtataataaaataaaaaagtaaattaaattattaatatttattaaatttttaataagggGGCATgttctataaaattttattaaattttactttgAGAAAAGAGAGCATAAATGTTGGGCACGTAGAAGAAAAGAAAGCGACGAGAATAGCCAATGTCTGAAAAGGACAGAAGAGAGCAGAGAGAAAAAAGAGCCAAGTGTCGATCAGATGGCTCCTCGCGTTGACACGTTTTCGTATGGCTTGAGagtttttaatctttaaataaattgtttttaatctcTTTGTCCCCTTCCTTTTTGCCCTATTATTGATTGCTCTTTTTTCTAACgcaaaactattttaaaaattgtttattattctCTGGCTACTAACGTGTCGTCATTACCGCAAAAGATGGTGTATTCGAAACGTGTCTTTACAAAAGTGTACCAGATACGTTTATATGTTAACTCAGAGTAAGAGGCTGGTGATTTTAGGACTGGGCATCAAATCTGAAAACTGAGATCCGAACCAAAATCCaatctgaaataaaaaaatatccgaacaaaTTTCTTAAGATAGTATAAAACATATCTGAAACTAATCCAAATGGATAACccgaaaaattcaaaactattagtcgatataaatatttgaactatatataaatattgcaAATACTCAATTATATtgatatgataaataaaaataaatattaaaatttaaataaataccttaaatactcattagttataaataattagTTCCTACATTTTTCGTGGAAataacaagttttttttatataaagtaATGCATATTATTTACAAACAATGTTTGTGTTTCATGCttggttcaaaattttaatgttattttattaatttgatataTGCTGGATTAATTTCTATTCATTTTAagtgtttttctttatgtttgtttttaaatttgtatttaaattttgttttttactttgaaTATATTTCAACCGAAATGATATAGTCTGAATCCAAACGATATATGGTTGCTTTAAGAGTTTTATAGTGTAATGTTTTTTTGATAACTGTGGTGTAATCccaaatgttttttaggccaaatgACTAACCAATATGAAGCCTGCATGATTTGCGTTTTCTTACCACTTAAGGCGTTTCGGTTGGTCAAAGAAAATCAAATTCAGATTGGTATTCAAAGCTATGAACCTTTTACCATTAGAGTAAGACCACTTGGTTAATTTTATAGTACAATACAAATCTGAACCAAACCCGAAATACTATACGTATCAAGTATTATAATACAGTACCAGTACTTTTTTGTCGGTAATACTTCAGGAAATACAGTTGTAAACAAACTATAAGTCTGAAAAGAGTTTAAAGTTCGGTTACTGTTGGTGTAATGTGTTAAATCCAATTTCAggtaaaaagtttattttttttgttgttgttggaaAAGTGTTACGTTAACCAATTATAAATAAACACAAACTCATTCTCGCTTAATTATTGGTAGAAATCGTTCGAATCTTTATATCaacaatttagttttttttttagtctaTTAGTTGATGAGTTACGCTTTTTCAAATCTACAATGTATTTTAAAAGACAGAACACAAATTaaagttttttagatttttctataaTGAAGTAAAAAACctaaaatgtattttataaataacaaagattttttttgttggaattAAGGCGGACATATTCTATATTTGgacatagaaaatattttaaaatatgaattataacttttataaaatgtataaaataagtTAGAAAGTTTATTTTATCCTTGTAACAAGGGTTATAATAGATATTCTAAAATTTAGATCAACATATCCAAATTATTTTtggatttcaaatatttatatcaaaatatgtaaaatattcctgtaatatatatttttttcataattttctaatatatatataatttttaataattattttcgtTATTGTATGGATAATTATGCACAAAACTGGTCAATTAATGCAATGGTACGAAGGGAAAAAAACTTTCATTATAGTATATTTTGCCAATTTCCCCTATTTTTGACCACCAAATTTGTAACGTCTTGACCGTCCACGGCTAGTGGGTCCCATGCCCGTCGGCTCGTGGACCCCATTTCATACGACTAACActgcattaattttttataggCTCATTCGTTTTATTTACTGGTCACTTATAATTCTAATACTCTAGTTCAAGCACGCTTAATTTTAGATTTCTAAAGGATGTGTGTCCGAAAAGATAAGTGCAATTTTGTGAAATAGATAgtcaaatcaattattttaagtctttccatatatactaaaaattagGATGATACAATTCACCCACCTCACAGAGTGCAACTCCTTGTTGTGCGCACCACGACAGGTCTCAAAACGCTTTTCGGACCAGAaccgagatggctaaccagctctgataccgcTTGTAATGTTCCGACCATCCACGGCTAATGGCCTCTCACGCCCGCTCACTCTGCTAGTGGACCAAGTTCCATGCGACAGACAATGCGTTAATTCAGAGGTCTATTTgtcttgtttactgaccctaGAATCATCATATGACATTTTCCGTGCTTTGGCGTCACTTGCacaatatcttattttataGGTCATCCATTGTTTTACTACTCCAGTTTAAGCGCGTTTAACTCTGGaattctaaacggatgtgtatCCGAAAAATAATCACATATTAGTGATATAAGTAgtcaaatcaattttttaaagacCTTCCACTTATAATAGAAATCgggatgttataaaaaaatatttttatgtgatAGTTGTTACCCAAAACATTAAATTCGtttcctacaaaaatattttatataaaaactatttatagtttTGCATGTATTTTAAAGCAATCTCCTTTTTACAGCaagctaattattttttttaaaaacaaaaaaaaagaattttatgactatttaaacaaataaaactattataatgtTTTCTAACCTCTGTTTCTTCCCCTCTGTAATCTTCTTGTTGTTTTCTTCAAATAAGTTGCTTGTGCAACAAATCTGTTAAAAACTTGAAAAGCCATTGATATGAATCttaacatttacaaaaaaaaagatatcataTATGAACATAATATAAGTTTTATCCTTTTTTGTCTGATGTAATTCTATCTTTTTGCTatgttttctgatttttgtttagtttttgacTATGTTGTATTAGTCATTTTATGTTTTGGTAATACAACGTTTTAAGGGATTTTTTTTCCTGATTTGTTCTTAAAAAAATCTTCGAAATGTATAATGCATGTGTTCAAATGTTACAATGCATGTTCTAACATCAGATTTCGAACTTCTATTCAGCTTTGACATATACCATGCTAAACTTTAGTTATTATGGCATTATAAGTCAACAATAAATGGATTAACCTTAACTCCAACTATCAATATACGATTCTTTATCCATCAACATAATATTCTAAGAACAAATGCGATTCCTCCTCTACCCTTAATCGTATGTGATCTTGATCGCATAACCAATACTATGTAGATTGGTCATGTTCGTTTTACCATCCAAATGAACCAGTTGGACAGAAATGAATGAGATTGTTGTTTGTTTACGCTTCAAAGTACAAATCATCACAATAGTTCAATTAGATGAGCTTTATAAacttagttttaatttttaaagctaGCCAGCTCAACCAAATTGAACGATCGGAATGGAGATGACTCAGTCAAAAGGATATAATGTATGTTATACCCATGATATAATTCAAGAACTACAAATCtaaatataatatcattttttttgccACTCACGAAAAATCGCAAAaacgcaaaaacgcattttctcaccaaaccacaaaacacattttcctgccaaaacctaaaaaatttatttttccaccaaaatcacaaaacagatTGTCCCGCAAACCCCACGCACTTTCCCGCCAAAGCACACTTTTCTCTCACAATGCATTTTTTCGTCAAAACCACAAAAGCGCATTTTCCGCCAACtgcaaaacacatttttctcgccaaaaacataaaacacatttttccgccaaaattgtaaaaacacattttcccgctaaaactgcaaacacattttctcgccaaaccCGCAGAATGGATTTTTCCGCTAAAatcggaaaaacgcatttttccgccaaaactgcaaaaccaCACTCTCagcaaaaccgcaaaaatgtattttgaccAAAACagcaaaaatgtattttcccgccaaaaccgcattttcccgccaaagccacaaaacacatttttcgaCAAAATCGCAAATATGTATTTTCTTGCCAAACCcacaaaatgtattttcccgccaaaatcgcaaaccgcattttctcgccaaaaccacaaaatgtatttttcgccaaaatcgcaaaaaaaatatttttcactccaaaactgcaaaaatatgttttcacGCTAAAACCACAAAACTgcatttttcccgccaaacccgtaagatttattttttccaacaaatccacaaatttatttttttcctcgttaaaaccgcaaaatcaatTTTTCTTGAATTAAATCCTGAATATGtattttccgctaaaaccgaaaaattatatttcccaataaaaaatagtttaaaatgaccatctttaagaaaattaataaaaattaatatagtgaaacaaaaataaaatatgattaaatcaaaacaatgatattccctccgtttcaatataATGTTTGTTTTGGAATTTTCACACACAAAGAAAACACGTAAATTCTTGATTATAAATGCATTAGTTTCCGTGATTAGCTATTTTCTTTAATGTCTAACCAATCAATGTTCAGTGAACACAATTAATGTATTCAAAGTTCACAATTTATCATTATTACatgtattgaaaatgtaaaatatgtattctttagaaataatttttttttctaaaacatagattattttgaaacgaaagGGGTATATtagtaatttgtttactaaactctatctaaaatagaaatttagaTAAAAATGAACATAAATCTATTTAGATGATTTATCTAGATGATCTAACGAGTGGATAAACGAACAGTCTCAATAATATTAGATCATTCGAATGAATCATCTAGACGGAAACGACGTAGAGGAAACGAAGAGCCCTATATACATAAATGTATTATCATAGTCCCCAAAGCGGCCAGCTCAGAAATATAGGAGACCAGTGACACTGTGACAGCTGAGCTAGAAATTTCTCCGGGTAACTACGAAAATGCCCTCAAAGTACTATCGCGGGAACGTGAAGCATGCCAGACATCGGACAAGTAACACGTGCCCAAGTGGGTGTGAGATCTTCGCGTGTCAATTATCTAAAACCCAATACTTGTATTTTCTTCTTCATAGTAGAACGCGATTTTTTACGCTAGTGTTGATTCGGTAAATATGTGTACCGCTAATAGAAATTTGTCTAACCACATAACTTACGAGTAGTGTGTCTAACCACATAACTTACGAGTAGAGTGTCAATAGTACAAAATGCTCGCAACATACAAACAATTGCACAGAGTCTAGATCAAATCGTTAAACTTCGACTATTGGCAAGAGATGTCCATCATTTTCGGAGAATTTGATCAagattcttttttaaaaaattttattcatagaaaactcaatttttcaATCTGAAGATatgttgattttctttttttttttttttttttttttttttttttgaattatacacaGTTTTCCCAAAGGATTTCCAGGCCCAATGAACTAATCTGTGTCGCTGCGGCCCGAATGTTAAATTTCGCAGTGGCCGGGAATCGAAACGAGGTGGCGGTACTCACAACTGTGAACCCTTTACCACCAGAGCTAGAACCCCTGGTTGATATGTTGATTTTCGTTGCCTCTACTTCCTTAATTTTCTTATTCTAAACACTTGGCACGACTATTAGACCACTATCGGAAcaatttgaaaatgaaatatttcgTGGAAAATAAGCTATGTTGGCAAATATTCAAAGGAAAAAAGGGTAGGTAAGAAGAAGATTAAGAAGGGAATGGAAATCAAATCTAGCAAAATCTTTGACGTGTTAAGGGTTTTGTAATCCAAACCTGAAGACTA
This Brassica napus cultivar Da-Ae chromosome C6, Da-Ae, whole genome shotgun sequence DNA region includes the following protein-coding sequences:
- the LOC106397786 gene encoding ninja-family protein AFP1-like, translated to MAEANKTSREIARSNSCVFPRDLLQRFISNSAEGEDGDHEEEDDEEIELNLGLSLGGRFGVDKSNKLVRSSSVVVTMPLFREAHQPETTKPAETAVARPRHTGLTRTTSLPAESEEEWRKRKEMQTLRRMAAKRRRSEKLRTGGGNSTKSTEANNNPGEAATTSRRRGRPSSGLPRWSATANSGGLLRQHSAGHESLQGSLESQGGGGGGVGSSSSVSELETKSHQASSEEARSLPSTQQQQEAIAKPNTRLRRLSSVDMKIEPPQGKGKNEMPCVFTKGDGPNGKRVDGILYRYGNGEEVRIMCVCHGDFLSPADFVKHAGGPHVDHPLRHIVVNTSSPSNLL